Proteins encoded together in one Micromonospora auratinigra window:
- a CDS encoding NUDIX domain-containing protein, translating to MPLSPYIARMRRHIGAELLMLYGVSAVVTDDAGWLLLARRGDNGRWSIPAGVVDPGEQPADALVREVREETGVEVVVERIGGVATHPVVYPNGDACEYLNVWFHCRPVGGAPTADGDESLAVDWFAPDDLPELDDWSRLRISTALRTEPAAWFAAPGEHHPALHRPDNL from the coding sequence ATGCCGCTGTCGCCCTACATCGCCCGGATGCGTCGCCACATCGGTGCCGAGCTGCTGATGCTCTACGGGGTGAGCGCGGTGGTGACCGACGACGCCGGGTGGCTGCTGCTGGCCCGCCGGGGCGACAACGGCCGCTGGTCCATCCCGGCCGGCGTGGTCGACCCGGGCGAGCAGCCCGCCGACGCGCTCGTGCGCGAGGTCCGCGAGGAGACCGGCGTCGAGGTGGTCGTCGAGCGGATCGGCGGCGTCGCCACCCACCCGGTGGTCTACCCCAACGGCGACGCCTGCGAATACCTCAACGTCTGGTTCCACTGTCGACCGGTCGGCGGCGCGCCCACCGCCGACGGCGACGAGTCCCTCGCGGTCGACTGGTTCGCCCCGGACGACCTGCCGGAGCTGGACGACTGGTCCCGGCTGCGGATCAGCACCGCGCTGCGGACCGAGCCGGCCGCCTGGTTCGCCGCGCCGGGCGAGCACCACCCGGCGCTGCACCGACCCGACAACCTCTGA
- a CDS encoding ROK family transcriptional regulator: MISIHTPPQPTDLGDVRVANRAVVLRHVRRHAPCSRADIAAATGLNKATVSSLVTELIDRRLLRETGLTENRVGRPATMLVLDGEPYVGLGLQVGADEIVVVAVDLGGNRLLTWRRAFAAPAASPAETVQALAALARRAANRVTGQGRTVLGLTAGVPGLVDTDGGVPLAPVLGWRAVPLAAELRRVLREPGFAVGIDTDANLAVLAEQRHGAYAGAADLVHLTGGVSVAAGLVSGGRPLRGGRGFAGELGHVPLDPAGPACACGRRGCLAALTGVDAVVRRLLPDATRDGPVTDYLPELDRIQALARAGDAAVLDGLADVGRQLGHGLSVLVNLLDPEVIVVGGHFATLAPWLLPPARTALAAATLAPPAGGCRLEASTLGATAGALGGATAALSAIEAGRLPAG; the protein is encoded by the coding sequence GTGATCAGCATCCACACCCCACCGCAGCCGACCGACCTCGGGGACGTCCGGGTGGCCAACCGGGCCGTGGTCCTGCGGCACGTCCGCCGGCACGCGCCCTGCTCCCGGGCCGACATCGCGGCCGCCACCGGGCTCAACAAGGCCACCGTCTCCAGCCTGGTCACCGAGCTGATCGACCGGCGGCTGCTGCGCGAGACCGGGCTGACCGAGAACCGGGTCGGCCGACCGGCCACCATGCTCGTCCTCGACGGCGAGCCGTACGTCGGGCTGGGCCTGCAGGTCGGCGCCGACGAGATCGTGGTCGTCGCGGTGGACCTCGGCGGGAACCGGCTGCTCACCTGGCGGCGCGCCTTCGCCGCGCCGGCCGCCTCCCCGGCCGAGACCGTACAGGCGCTGGCCGCCCTGGCCCGCCGGGCGGCGAACCGGGTCACCGGCCAGGGTCGCACCGTGCTCGGCCTCACCGCAGGCGTGCCCGGCCTGGTCGACACCGACGGCGGCGTACCGCTCGCGCCCGTGCTCGGCTGGCGCGCCGTGCCGCTCGCCGCCGAGCTGCGCCGCGTGCTGCGTGAGCCGGGCTTCGCCGTCGGCATCGACACCGACGCCAACCTCGCCGTCCTGGCCGAGCAGCGCCACGGCGCGTACGCCGGCGCGGCCGACCTGGTGCACCTCACCGGCGGCGTCTCGGTCGCCGCCGGCCTGGTCAGCGGCGGCCGGCCGCTGCGCGGCGGCCGGGGCTTCGCCGGCGAGCTGGGGCACGTGCCGCTGGATCCGGCCGGACCGGCCTGCGCCTGCGGCCGGCGCGGCTGCCTGGCCGCGCTGACCGGCGTGGACGCCGTGGTGCGCCGCCTGCTGCCGGATGCCACCCGGGACGGTCCGGTCACCGACTACCTGCCGGAACTCGACCGGATCCAGGCGCTCGCCCGGGCCGGGGACGCTGCCGTCCTGGACGGGCTCGCCGACGTCGGGCGGCAGCTCGGCCACGGGCTGTCCGTCCTGGTCAACCTGCTCGACCCGGAGGTGATCGTGGTGGGTGGGCACTTCGCGACCCTGGCGCCGTGGCTGCTGCCCCCGGCCCGCACCGCGCTCGCCGCCGCCACTCTCGCCCCGCCGGCCGGCGGCTGCCGGTTGGAGGCGAGCACCCTCGGCGCGACCGCCGGCGCGCTCGGTGGCGCCACCGCCGCGCTGTCCGCGATCGAGGCGGGCCGGCTACCGGCCGGCTGA
- a CDS encoding beta-glucosidase family protein gives MTDPTARRLDDLLARLTLPEKLGLLHQWQAPVPRLGLPSFRTGTEALHGVAWLGPATVFPQAIGLAATWNPELIRTVGAAVGDEVRAKHRADPHQVGLNVWAPVVNPLRDPRWGRNEEGWSEDPWLTGRLATAYAGGLRGAHPRRLRTAPTVKHFLGYNNETDRAVTSSNLPPRVLHEYELPAFRAPIEAGAAVAVMASYNRVDGLPAHLSPLIDGALRGWADDEILVVGDAGAVGNIAGVQAHLPDHVEGFAAALRAGIDSFTEDDRDSAPTVRRMTEALRRGLIDESHVDRAVRRVLSVRLRLGDLDGDDPYADVPVDATERPAHRQLAREAARQAIVLLRNDGLLPLSPAAGHRVAVLGPLADAVHTDWYSGTLPYAVSAYAGLAARLPEVRTHTGADRITLRVGDRHVGCPDTADGGPLALADEPTGFEVYDWGQGVVALRALGNGRHVGARDDGVLVNDRPGPGDWVVRETFRFRYRADGTVLLHHLATDGYVSVDGAGRLVAGADVDAAAVFTPELVADGAAAAAALAAAADVAVVALGNHPMVNGRETEDRADLDLPAGQAALLRAVHAANPRTVLVVTSSYPYALGWAQEHLPAVLWTSHGGQEHGNALADVLLGDTDPTGRLTQTWYADTADLPELLDYDIIGADATYLYHRGEPLYPFGHGLSYACFDYADLRCAAGTAHVGEEVEVSVEVTNTGTRRGTEVVQLYTRQRRSRVKQPLRRLHDFARVTLDPGRTGRVVLRLRTAELSWWDETRGAMVVEDATHSLLVGRSAHDIRLVGAVTVTGSTAAPHAPAEPAGVAR, from the coding sequence ATGACCGACCCCACCGCCCGCCGGCTCGACGACCTGCTGGCCCGGCTCACCCTGCCCGAGAAGCTCGGCCTGCTGCACCAGTGGCAGGCTCCGGTGCCCCGACTCGGCCTACCGTCGTTCCGGACCGGCACGGAGGCGCTGCACGGCGTCGCCTGGCTCGGCCCCGCCACCGTCTTCCCCCAGGCGATCGGGCTGGCCGCCACCTGGAACCCCGAGCTGATCCGCACCGTCGGCGCGGCCGTGGGCGACGAGGTGCGCGCCAAGCACCGCGCCGACCCGCACCAGGTCGGGCTGAACGTGTGGGCGCCGGTGGTCAACCCGCTGCGCGACCCCCGCTGGGGGCGCAACGAGGAAGGCTGGTCCGAGGACCCGTGGCTCACCGGCCGGCTGGCCACCGCGTACGCGGGGGGACTGCGCGGCGCGCACCCGCGACGGCTGCGGACCGCACCGACGGTCAAGCACTTCCTCGGCTACAACAACGAGACCGACCGGGCGGTCACCTCCAGCAACCTGCCGCCCCGGGTGCTGCACGAGTACGAGCTGCCCGCTTTCCGGGCCCCGATCGAGGCCGGCGCGGCGGTGGCGGTGATGGCCTCGTACAACCGCGTCGACGGGCTCCCCGCGCACCTGAGCCCGCTGATCGACGGTGCCCTGCGCGGCTGGGCCGACGACGAGATCCTGGTGGTCGGCGACGCCGGGGCGGTCGGCAACATCGCCGGCGTGCAGGCACACCTGCCCGACCACGTCGAGGGGTTCGCCGCCGCGCTGCGCGCCGGCATCGACAGCTTCACCGAGGACGACCGGGACAGCGCCCCCACCGTGCGGCGGATGACCGAGGCGCTGCGGCGGGGGCTGATCGACGAGTCCCACGTGGACCGGGCGGTACGGCGCGTCCTCAGTGTCCGGCTGCGCCTGGGCGACCTCGACGGCGACGACCCGTACGCCGACGTGCCGGTCGACGCGACCGAGCGCCCGGCGCACCGGCAGCTGGCCCGCGAGGCGGCCCGCCAGGCGATCGTGCTGCTGCGCAACGACGGACTGCTGCCCCTCTCCCCCGCGGCGGGCCACCGGGTGGCGGTGCTCGGCCCGCTCGCCGACGCCGTGCACACCGACTGGTACAGCGGCACCCTGCCGTACGCGGTCAGCGCGTACGCGGGGCTGGCCGCCCGGCTGCCCGAGGTGCGTACCCACACCGGCGCCGACCGGATCACCCTGCGCGTCGGTGACCGCCACGTCGGCTGCCCGGACACCGCCGACGGCGGCCCGCTGGCCCTGGCCGACGAGCCGACCGGATTCGAGGTGTACGACTGGGGCCAGGGTGTGGTGGCGTTGCGGGCGCTCGGCAATGGCCGGCACGTCGGGGCGCGCGACGACGGCGTGCTGGTCAACGACCGGCCCGGCCCGGGCGACTGGGTGGTCCGGGAGACGTTCCGGTTCCGGTACCGCGCCGACGGCACCGTACTGCTGCACCACCTGGCCACCGACGGTTACGTGAGCGTGGACGGCGCCGGGCGGCTCGTGGCCGGGGCGGACGTCGACGCGGCGGCCGTGTTCACGCCCGAGCTGGTCGCCGACGGGGCCGCCGCGGCGGCCGCGCTGGCCGCCGCGGCCGATGTGGCCGTGGTGGCGCTGGGCAACCACCCGATGGTCAACGGGCGCGAGACCGAGGACCGCGCCGACCTCGACCTGCCGGCCGGCCAGGCCGCCCTGCTGCGCGCCGTGCACGCCGCCAACCCGCGCACGGTGCTGGTGGTGACCAGTAGCTACCCGTACGCGCTGGGCTGGGCGCAGGAACACCTGCCGGCGGTGCTGTGGACCTCGCACGGCGGTCAGGAGCACGGCAACGCCCTGGCCGACGTGCTGCTCGGCGACACCGACCCGACCGGGCGACTGACCCAGACCTGGTACGCCGACACGGCCGACCTGCCGGAGCTGCTCGACTACGACATCATCGGCGCCGACGCCACCTACCTCTACCACCGGGGCGAGCCGCTGTACCCGTTCGGGCACGGCCTCAGCTACGCCTGCTTCGACTACGCTGACCTGCGGTGCGCCGCCGGCACGGCGCACGTCGGCGAGGAGGTCGAGGTGAGCGTCGAGGTCACCAACACCGGCACCCGCCGCGGCACCGAGGTGGTGCAGCTCTACACCCGCCAGCGTCGTTCCCGGGTCAAGCAGCCGCTGCGCCGGCTGCACGACTTCGCCCGGGTGACCCTCGATCCGGGGCGTACCGGTCGGGTGGTCCTGCGGCTGCGCACCGCGGAGCTGTCCTGGTGGGACGAGACGCGCGGGGCCATGGTGGTGGAGGACGCCACGCACAGCCTGCTGGTGGGGCGCTCGGCACACGACATCCGACTGGTCGGGGCGGTCACCGTGACCGGCAGCACGGCGGCGCCGCACGCCCCCGCCGAGCCCGCCGGGGTGGCCCGGTGA
- a CDS encoding LacI family DNA-binding transcriptional regulator, with amino-acid sequence MSGRAGGEQVTIADVARHAGVAASTVSYVLSGKRTISAVTRDRVLASVRALGYHPHAGARALASRKANVIALVLPLRTGMQVPVVMQFATAVVTTARRHDHDVLLVTSDEGPAGLHRIAGSAMVDGVLLMDVELEDSRAPLLRELPLPSVLIGHPADSTALACVDLDFRRAGELCVEHLAAAGHRKVALLGAPAAVYARGTGFAHRTRAGVVEAAGRLGVEAVTLPCEEGPAAVRADLAALLERHPDVTGLVVQNESAVGPVLATLPSLGRRVPQDVSVVAICPDQFAEQSGLSCVPVPAEEVGRQAVGLLMRRLSGEPVPEVTLLPPRLTVRDTSAVRDGGAAGR; translated from the coding sequence GTGAGCGGGCGCGCCGGCGGCGAGCAGGTCACCATCGCCGACGTGGCCCGGCACGCGGGCGTCGCGGCGAGCACCGTGTCGTACGTGCTCAGCGGCAAGCGCACCATCTCGGCGGTGACCCGCGACCGGGTGCTGGCCAGTGTCCGCGCCCTCGGGTACCACCCTCACGCGGGGGCCCGCGCGCTGGCCAGCCGCAAGGCGAACGTGATCGCCCTGGTGCTGCCGCTGCGCACCGGCATGCAGGTGCCGGTGGTGATGCAGTTCGCGACCGCCGTGGTCACCACCGCCCGCCGGCACGACCACGACGTGCTGCTGGTGACCTCCGACGAGGGGCCGGCGGGGCTGCACCGCATCGCCGGCAGCGCCATGGTCGACGGGGTGCTGCTGATGGACGTCGAGCTGGAGGACTCCCGCGCGCCGCTGCTGCGGGAGCTGCCGTTGCCCAGCGTGCTGATCGGGCATCCCGCCGACAGCACCGCGCTGGCCTGTGTGGATCTGGACTTCCGCCGCGCCGGGGAGCTGTGCGTCGAGCACCTGGCCGCGGCCGGGCACCGGAAGGTGGCGCTGCTCGGGGCCCCGGCCGCGGTGTACGCGCGGGGCACCGGTTTCGCGCACCGGACCCGGGCCGGGGTGGTCGAGGCCGCCGGCCGCCTCGGCGTCGAGGCGGTGACGCTGCCCTGCGAGGAGGGGCCGGCGGCGGTCCGCGCGGACCTGGCGGCCCTGCTGGAGCGCCATCCCGACGTCACCGGCCTGGTGGTGCAGAACGAGTCGGCGGTGGGCCCGGTGCTGGCCACGCTGCCGTCCTTGGGCCGTCGGGTGCCGCAGGACGTGTCGGTGGTGGCCATCTGCCCGGACCAGTTCGCCGAGCAGTCGGGGCTGAGCTGTGTGCCGGTGCCCGCCGAGGAGGTCGGCCGACAGGCGGTGGGGCTGCTGATGCGGCGGCTGTCCGGTGAGCCGGTGCCGGAGGTGACGCTGCTGCCGCCGCGGCTCACCGTCCGCGACACCAGCGCCGTCCGGGACGGCGGCGCCGCCGGCCGGTGA